Sequence from the Kiritimatiellia bacterium genome:
AGAAACTTCCGGAATCGTCCGGGAGCGGAGAGAGCGCGCGATGATCGTGCTGGAAGTGATGGCGCTGCTGGTTGCGCTCCTTGGCAGCGCGTTTTTTGCCGGCATCGAGACCGGCGTGATCGCGATGAACCGTTTGCGGCTGCGGCACCTTGTGCAGCACCGGGTGCGCGGCGCCGCGGAGATCGAGGCGATGCTGGAGCGTCCGGACGTGCTGCTGGGCACCACGCTGGTGGGCACGAACCTCTGCCACGTGACGATGGCGGTGGTCGCCTCGCATCTCGCGGTGCGGGCGGGCTGGCGGTGGGCCGAGGCGATCGCGGGCGCGGTGGTGACGCTCGTGCTACTGGTGTTCGGCGAATACGTGCCGAAGGCGTGGTTCCAGGCGTTCCCGACCCATCGCGTGCTGCCGTGGGCGCGGCTGCTGCGCGCGGCCTCCGTGGTGCTGTTGCCCGCCCGTGTGGTGCTGGCCGCAATCGTGCGTCCGTTTCTGCGGCCCGCCGCACCGGCCGCCAGTGCGGCGCCGTTGCTCACGCGCGACGAATTTGTGCACCTCGCGCACGAAGGCCGCCAAAGCGGGATTCTCTCGCCGGTGGAGGCGAACATGATCACCGGCGTGATCCGCATCGGCGGAATCCGCTGTCGCGATATCATGCGCCCCATCGAACAGGCCACCGTGGTGCCGAAAGGGATGCCGGTGCCGGAGCTGCTCGCGATCGCGCGCACGACGGACTTCTCCCGCTTCCCGGTGCGCGATCCGAACAGCGGTGAAATCGTGGGCGTGGTGAACATCTACGACGTGCTGTCGGACGCGGACGCGGAACGCCGGACGGTGGACCATTACATGCGCCGACCGCAGCTGGTCGCGGAGCATACGATTGCCGACCACGTGATGCCGCGGATGCGCGTCACTCGGCAGCCGCTGATGCTGGTGGCGGACGAGGGGGGTCGGGTGACCGGAATTCTCACGCTCGAAGATGTGCTCGCGATTATGGTGGGCCAGCCGAAGGCCGCTCCGGCATGAGCTGGCGGCGCCCATGCGTGCTGGTGGACGGCTACAACCTGCTCTATCGCCTGGAGGGCGCTCGCGCGGGCGGGGGTGGATGGGCGGCCCGGCACCGGTTGATCCGCGAGCTGGAGCGGACCGTTGGACTGATCGCGGAGCGGGTGACTGTGGTGTTCGACGGCCGGCACGGCGCCGTGGCGGACGTTGGGGATTCCCTCGTAGAAGTCGTCTTTGCCCACCCGCCCCTCAGCGCGGATGCATGGATCGAGCGAGCGGTGCGTGCCGCTGCGGAACCCCAGGCGGTGCTGGTGGTCAGTTCCGACCGACTGGTGCGGCAGTCAGCCGAAGCGGCGGGCGCGGTGACGATGGGGTGCAGCGAATTTCTTGAACTCTGCAGCAGGGCCCGCCGGTCGCAGCCGCCGCCCACACCGCCGCCCGGGCGGCGCTTCGGACCGTCGCTCGGGGATGCGTTCCCGACCTAACGCATCAGCGCCCGTGGTCGGTCACGTCGATCACCCGGCCGACCTCTGGGATCTGCTCGCGAAGAAACGCCTCAATGCCCCGGTGCACGGTCATTCGCGCGCCGGGACAGCCGCGGCAGCCGCCGCCCAGCTCGAGCAGTACGTCGTGGTTCTCGACGCCGACCAGCCGGGCGAATCCGCCGTGGCTGGCGAGCGCGGGGTTGACGTGGTCCTCGATCAGACGGCGGACACGTTCTTCGAACGAGGTGGACGGCTCGGGCGCGGGCACGGTATTGGACTGGCTCATCAGCTCTCCGTGGGTTGCGCGCACAACATAGACGCGTGGAGTGGCGCGCGCAAGCGGCGCTGACCGTCCGCCGCACTGTCGCGCGGAGATTACGACGCGGCGCAGTGCAGTTCGTCCGCCACGATCGCAGCTGCCCGTTCGGCGGCACCGGGCGGGCCGAGCTGCTCGCGGATCCGTTCGTAGCCGACCAGCATGTCGCGCCGCGCGGCGCTCTCCTCGATCAACGGCAAGATCGCGGCCGTGAGCGCTGCCGGGGTGGCCTGGTGCTGGATCAGTTCGGGGCAGACCTGTTCGCCGGCGATGAGGTTCGCCATGCCGATATAGCGCACGCGGACCAGCCGGCGCCCGATCGCGTAGCTCAGCGGATGCGCCCGGTAAACGATCACCTGGGGGCAGCCCAGCAGGGCGGCCTCGACGGTGGCGGTACCCGAAGCCACCCAGGCGGCATCCGCGGAACGCAGGATGTCGCGGGCGCGGCCAATCGCGACGGGGAGATTCGTCGCGTCCGCGAGTGGGCGGATCAGCGCGTGCGCGGCCGAGTCGGCGGCGGCGATCAGGAACGCGGTCCCACGCCGCTGCTCGCGCAGCGATTTGGCGGCGGCGGCCAGACACGGCAGGATGCGGGAGATTTCCTGGCGGCGGCTGCCGGGTAACAGCGCGACGCGAGGCGAGCCTGGGGGCCAGAGGTCCGGCGGTGGCGGGGCGGTGATGAGCGGCCGCAGTTGATCCACCAGCGGGTGGCCGACGAAGTCCACTCGAAGGCCGGTACCGCGGAACACGTCGGGCTCGAACGGGAATATCGCAATCAGCCGGTGGACGCGGCGAGCCATCATTGGGATTCGCGAGCGATGCCACGCCCACACCTGGGGGCAGATGAAGTAGACGATCCGAATGCCGCGCCGCCGGAGGTCTCGTGCGAGCCGGAGGTTGAAGCCGGGGTAGTCCACCAGCATCGCGAGCTGCGGCGGTCGCCGTTCCACCTCCGCGAGGATGCGGCGGTGCAGGCGCACGAAGAAGCGAAGGTGGCGAAGCACCTCCACGAATCCCATCACCGCCGTGTCGCGGACATGGGCGA
This genomic interval carries:
- a CDS encoding CNNM domain-containing protein codes for the protein MIVLEVMALLVALLGSAFFAGIETGVIAMNRLRLRHLVQHRVRGAAEIEAMLERPDVLLGTTLVGTNLCHVTMAVVASHLAVRAGWRWAEAIAGAVVTLVLLVFGEYVPKAWFQAFPTHRVLPWARLLRAASVVLLPARVVLAAIVRPFLRPAAPAASAAPLLTRDEFVHLAHEGRQSGILSPVEANMITGVIRIGGIRCRDIMRPIEQATVVPKGMPVPELLAIARTTDFSRFPVRDPNSGEIVGVVNIYDVLSDADAERRTVDHYMRRPQLVAEHTIADHVMPRMRVTRQPLMLVADEGGRVTGILTLEDVLAIMVGQPKAAPA
- a CDS encoding NYN domain-containing protein, producing MSWRRPCVLVDGYNLLYRLEGARAGGGGWAARHRLIRELERTVGLIAERVTVVFDGRHGAVADVGDSLVEVVFAHPPLSADAWIERAVRAAAEPQAVLVVSSDRLVRQSAEAAGAVTMGCSEFLELCSRARRSQPPPTPPPGRRFGPSLGDAFPT
- a CDS encoding NifU family protein, translated to MSQSNTVPAPEPSTSFEERVRRLIEDHVNPALASHGGFARLVGVENHDVLLELGGGCRGCPGARMTVHRGIEAFLREQIPEVGRVIDVTDHGR
- the lpxB gene encoding lipid-A-disaccharide synthase, translating into MNASLLVVAGEMSGDLHAASLLRALRARCEPLDVWGVGGDALAHEGVRLLAHVRDTAVMGFVEVLRHLRFFVRLHRRILAEVERRPPQLAMLVDYPGFNLRLARDLRRRGIRIVYFICPQVWAWHRSRIPMMARRVHRLIAIFPFEPDVFRGTGLRVDFVGHPLVDQLRPLITAPPPPDLWPPGSPRVALLPGSRRQEISRILPCLAAAAKSLREQRRGTAFLIAAADSAAHALIRPLADATNLPVAIGRARDILRSADAAWVASGTATVEAALLGCPQVIVYRAHPLSYAIGRRLVRVRYIGMANLIAGEQVCPELIQHQATPAALTAAILPLIEESAARRDMLVGYERIREQLGPPGAAERAAAIVADELHCAAS